A DNA window from Bos javanicus breed banteng chromosome 10, ARS-OSU_banteng_1.0, whole genome shotgun sequence contains the following coding sequences:
- the STARD9 gene encoding stAR-related lipid transfer protein 9 isoform X8, with product MPDPTEQLSEEYLPLAASYPPRIGHLIQHALCSSGEGQFGTARKALAWKGASPLGMCLTESSESASVQEVERMALPAPLELEEPQGKEQDLPEPDNSESDDSQISEDSLAEKGPGNPRNSSGHSYLTSGCGHSQARARASERGFTTSSGSRPFTLAHRSVSLDSLIDAEEEPGDHWQGKPFFGSTDEMPTETFWHLQSPILPAGGQEAVCRLGPISHRRAPRLDAILPVSSSFYLKPQPQPPCEQPEVAVEGSPTEPATILQDIQPSRGSPLVSMDSWFSCDSKINPSSPPHSLCPSPDTQEVQCCGWERPGYWLNTEELKSPGTETILPFSSTLPPASTELPCSIRSVYTDPVSGSMSLWDPCSLLQPGAEGTFQASGVPETAQQGVSETSNSSVSSLLAASASSFTYIGSACERDWAALQQKYLLELSHPVLEATGAPRPVSTSLKEDSGSPIQASGRGGDAILPVGPGASSSPDFNNVPTHLSKIRRLRAEKEQDSLNVKVGGTSDFFTTNEKEVSHSGSYSADVESLTSGPTNAQVSAAENKMVYPMMAAQGVRKSSLEESSQSSKKPGLMTSSDECFILKNPCHHIVTIATKDPHWPRGWAPLRKKRAGPVRRLGQNSHRPPQEEKTDSQESSVEADGRHSRPSCPFPSGPELYLHSAPWNPLPSSLQPPPLETFYVTKSRDALTETALEIPACREARVPSPPLREAWGFGHEHQVLQNVYVENKLPGQLQNQNSKIVSSQQVAAERPVDLNTKEVCREKGKCLGKVKERSHNSVYFFVTQNAHFFPSTSIKVCEFENQVGILNKHSLATLEQGAKAPVQSHCSVSSNSSGSGKPLLACESETGKEEEQGRNAVLTQAQAFDAKRHFPSRVKSDFTCKTICLAPDKDKPQDAALPLKSRSVRHEVSSPETVALGESPAHKEEWRNGTGLLGKAPHSKDGSEELRLSQTESTYEQFQSVTCSQERSLSECKVPGKGLKANPKEAPPGKTWDERVNNADEMARLIRSVMQLENGISEIESKQGKQLHASHPPGVSKEFIFQYQQDQETAEGVLRTGSFGSHPPFKDQPTSPKWTDSVICRDDEAGEVEVNGSTDPRGPGSRFVRGHTYPAVLDTPAKDSGGYLGVCTVCRECTNASAYLRMKASARALPLQPRPEGTSQEGKVVNAVHLRRQPRSLGSLEELETVEGVQESHPAKCIHHSKQEEPAVQGRVKEMAAQRGSLEEKNTVLSTQRLPGLCHCCVHTLFSHKTGLSPSQPDSCMAPRQDLSHTLLLNSTKLPRSYLYAPNTLGISSVDYVLDPTMLKMPTSPLVAGAGQQDQSGASRHHSLKGDNRQGSTVAYSAWPVSVTSVAMGPRGQSSAPGSIPLGAEGKGSASTGLQDQGGDLRSSSMGLGSRVGSPSRAEAAEPRGPDRAGALNGAFSLLERRVGSPLEEGDDQGREVRQEAEDLSPAGGAFSAPMSPPVVPQLEPSAQPPTSLAVLEETGQAKTQGKPLYDVVAGGTVLLSSKTLLEPECSSSAPGRLQCPQMGQSVANRTTNEPEARDHMASLSVEPGHLSVDKRTTVLQSIPPSADRFHSLPSTDTDMGPQCPSRTPSHTEPTPGGSHCTRKLEHFLGADEQSMCHTSSSEITEKNKEATRAPPSADALGSDSLPSSAASREEDRRVMTGEVVAASLSQAPFEDSGQIAQGRELLAVAEGMLPGHQESSPAHQEPGTLDCTWGGGSDNFQAIAQGGKTTCFESHLVISVVQNSASLSEPNQDQGQCLKASTSLEEGRASPKQGTVLPGALKGVGLEAPSQPCVKREGSVGSGPAEAYRAGMEGPRPALLPDQSPGGVREEALSRCPQEDSGFGVSSWSPGGSKTLGLSQGQEESRSGPCWQPRSPQPVVWAARSSPPSTSLCYRDGDLGRGPSTAPLHPHHPARVPSRAWGMERREGHGGEPGVLLAHGFEPKGINVELGPADGSTLEASATAVLPLTGGCSSPAAPDMRTSPPSHSLTRSRSIGDPEKKAAEKKVRAKLEALPFPEGKCSETPGRLQDSSVGGQGAKGSQPKPAALGGPHTLNLSERYVESELLEGLQQGCLGNDIRCLPEEPQLAPGSRDHGGLHPQEKFITELKYMSRSQVDSLWEEEEQQRDQAAGGREDPAGVRSPPCADEGGSDSCQIRSADREGRTVAKSPVSKTISPSFGDSAAVSLGQRRAHWPAAQGPRQPSSGGEQPVPHHRSARPIIAVFSGRRYSRPQFSVVSSSRSLQELNLSVEPPSPTEEDIVEPNRLWTSHPRGTSSEKSAVRTSLNAEGCDQEASSDLDSIAADLRPLPPAPPPYSATSGFLRMPTPNLTSVHPSGALEQAQSGKPERLGGQARPEEWHSTDVDRGALLLGPSDVNPCILPWHPKGPARAGWRRHVFGGAVSVSRRPTSQGLTPPNVAQSSMDSHVEDQSSLFRSHLSTLASAQSLLNKRSSVGNARGSRKAWEVWGSLPALRNPDILISSEGAAPSKGPDKRAQFRGTPDEVGSLRREPPWAEESTAGPVDEIMLLYPSEVGGPIAQSRMDTLEQGTQTLGCGSHWSYSDFSSAQSDLASWASMHNLSLHLSQLLHSTSELLGSLSQPSVAEKEWNAKRDTPHEVPQTQMTDGSTQTTVDEGIQTDLASPPLHLQAPEADPQKVNVILEGLGSDLTSMCQGEGRVPRALQKRKAEETVWKTAGPLDLKGEDNLCRPQSAPVPSFHFNLQKGPFGQNLPSLSPQASPDALLPPSSQAEEPSCLAVGRPCLSAFSSPGPCPHPVESVGELRVQEQGSASTLLVDRASSPILTLSASTPGLGIPPSALSVSSPSALSLDSLQKLVSSPSLPLPAPRPPVGNFSQTTDEADGSQRARAPCGEGRSSLEGGNHRPFFGVSSQGNPQQSTKLQVRFVQQPLQQCLPRTTAGVQSRLSPPPLGNRSQRLADSFLPEDMASLECGPLSRRGPGGWQSRVEKRGERSASPAELQPSLDGPCPRGVLQRHSPCPFSELTDTPGLQGCVLGPPVACQPGGLLPPGSQMHTAPEPQHHGLRDLPVHNKFSDWCGPQNSSPGGPGTVDSLGTRCDCSSGEQSQRLPQAPQDQIRAPEWPQREQIPLKVGAQNLSLSTELTEAKLHHGFGEADALLQVLQSGTGEALAAEEEELNARPKHTAETLQRKLAEGLQNSRWKRSLSPEKQLSFARDFDLPSRRREYLQQLRKDVVETTRSSVSTSRSSHPPSDIELMLQEYQRAREEAKVEIARARDRLRERTEQEKLRIHQQIISQLLREKEKLHTLATSGSRCTSSDGSLSSGVTSGYNSSPALPSQLQSPDSVGDTNLPDSRDSWIGEVRGRSSVRNNQLNLAGSAWKSLAYSRRAALGSCCCSPSSLSSLGTSFSSSYKDLAKHIVDLSMADVMAACSDNLNNLFSCWAAAGWNHQGEEQEVQLYYKMFSSTRHGFLGAGVVSQPLSHVWAAVSDPTLWPLYHKPVQTARLHQRVTNSINLVYLVCNTTVCALKQPRDFCCVCVEAKEVPALLVGQLSIMAAQSVYDASMPRPSREMVRGEILPSAWILQPLTVEGKEITRVIYLAQVELGAPGFPPQLLSSFIKQQPLVIARLASFLGS from the exons ATGCCTGACCCTACTGAGCAATTATCAGAAGAGTATCTGCCCCTGGCTGCTTCTTACCCCCCAAGGATAGGGCATCTCATCCAGCATGCCCTCTGTTCCTCAGGCGAGGGGCAGTTTGGCACAGCCAGGAAGGCCCTGGCCTGGAAGGGAGCCTCACCCCTGGGCATGTGTCTCACCGAGAGCTCAGAGTCAGCCAGTGTCCAGGAAGTGGAGAGAATGG CCCTGCCAGCGCCGCTGGAGCTGGAGGAGCCCCAGGGGAAGGAGCAGGACCTCCCAGAGCCAGACAACTCTGAAAGTGACGACAGCCAAATATCTGAGGACTCGCTGGCCGAGAAGGGGCCCGGAAACCCACGGAACAGCTCAGGACACAGTTACCTCACCAGCGGCTGTGGCCACAGCCAGGCCAGAGCACGAGCCTCTGAGAGGGGCTTCACCACATCCTCAGGCAGTCGACCATTCACCTTGGCTCACAGGAGTGTTTCCCTCGACAGCCTGATCGATGCTGAAGAAGAACCAGGGGACCATTGGCAAGGAAAGCCTTTCTTTGGTTCAACTGATGAAATGCCCACGGAGACTTTCTGGCACCTGCAGAGCCCCATTCTGCCTGCAGGGGGCCAGGAGGCAGTGTGCAGGCTTGGTCCCATCAGTCACAGAAGAGCCCCCAGGCTAGATGCCATCTTGCCAGTGAGCAGTTCATTTTACCTGAAACCCCAGCCGCAGCCGCCCTGTGAGCAGCCTGAGGTGGCGGTGGAGGGAAGCCCCACCGAACCGGCCACCATTCTCCAAGACATACAGCCCTCCAGAGGGAGCCCTCTGGTGTCCATGGATTCCTGGTTCTCCTGTGACTCCAAGATCAATCCCAGCAGCCCCCCACATTCTTTATGTCCAAGTCCCGACACCCAGGAGGTTCAGTGCTGTGGTTGGGAAAGGCCTGGATACTGGCTCAATACAGAAGAACTCAAGTCACCAGGTACAGAAACCATCCTGCCTTTCAGCTCCACACTGCCCCCAGCCAGCACTGAGCTGCCTTGCAGCATTAGAAGTGTGTATACAGACCCTGTTTCTGGGTCTATGTCCCTCTGGGACCCTTGCAGCCTTCTTCAGCCAGGAGCTGAGGGTACCTTTCAAGCCAGTGGGGTCCCTGAGACGGCCCAGCAAGGCGTCTCTGAAACATCCAATTCTAGTGTGTCCAGCTTGTTGGCTGCCTCTGCCAGCTCATTTACTTATATTGGCAGTGCCTGTGAGAGAGACTGGGCTGCCCTCCAGCAAAAGTACCTCCTTGAACTGTCTCATCCTGTTTTGGAGGCCACGGGAGCCCCCAGGCCAGTTTCCACCTCCCTTAAGGAAGACTCTGGTTCTCCGATTCAAGCTTCCGGCAGGGGAGGAGATGCTATATTGCCAGTTGGTCCTGGGGCATCTAGCAGCCCAGATTTCAACAATGTTCCAACCCATCTGTCCAAAATTAGGCGTTTGAGAGCAGAGAAAGAACAGGACAGTCTGAATGTCAAGGTAGGAGGTACTTCAGATTTCTTTACAACTAATGAGAAAGAGGTAAGTCATAGTGGAAGTTACTCAGCAGATGTAGAATCATTGACTTCTGGACCTACAAACGCACAGGTCTCTGcagcagagaacaagatggtATATCCCATGATGGCAGCACAGGGAGTCAGAAAGAGCAGCTTGGAGGAGTCCTCTCAGAGCAGCAAGAAACCTGGACTCATGACGTCCTCTGATGAGTGTTTCATCCTGAAGAACCCTTGTCACCATATTGTCACCATAGCCACCAAAGACCCCCATTGGCCCCGAGGCTGGGCTCCTTTGAGGAAGAAGAGAGCAGGCCCAGTGAGGCGATTAGGTCAGAACAGCCACCGCCCCCCACAGGAAGAGAAGACAGACTCCCAGGAGAGCTCCGTGGAAGCGGATGGAAGACACAGCAGGCCTTCCTGCCCCTTTCCGTCTGGCCCAGAGCTCTACCTTCACTCTGCTCCCTGGAATCCACTTCCGTCTTCCCTGCAGCCACCTCCCTTGGAAACATTCTATGTGACCAAAAGCCGAGATGCCCTGACAGAAACTGCCTTGGAAATTCCAGCTTGCAGAGAAGCAAGggtgccctccccacccctcagggaagcctggggctTTGGACATGAACACCAGGTCCTCCAAAATGTATATGTGGAGAATAAGTTGCCAGGACAATTACAAAACCAGAATTCCAAGATTGTATCATCTCAGCAGGTCGCAGCCGAGAGGCCAGTTGATTTGAACACCAAGGAAGTTTgcagagaaaaagggaaatgCCTTGGAAAGGTTAAAGAAAGAAGCCATAATTCGGTTTATTTTTTTGTCACTCAGAATGCACATTTTTTCCCATCTACCAGCATAAAAGTATGTGAATTTGAAAATCAagttggaattttaaataaacacagtCTTGCAACGCTCGAGCAGGGAGCAAAGGCTCCTGTGCAGTCCCACTGCAGTGTCTCCTCAAACAGTTCTGGGTCGGGGAAGCCTCTGCTTGCGTGTGAATCTGAGACGGGCAAGGAAGAAGAGCAGGGGCGGAATGCAGTCCTCACACAGGCCCAGGCCTTTGACGCGAAGAGACACTTTCCTTCCAGGGTTAAGTCTGATTTCACCTGTAAAACCATCTGTTTAGCCCCCGACAAGGACAAGCCACAGGATGCTGCTCTTCCTTTGAAGTCTAGATCAGTACGTCATGAGGTAAGCAGCCCAGAGACAGTGGCCCTGGGTGAGAGTCCAGCCCATAAGGAGGAATGGAGGAATGGAACTGGGCTTCTTGGAAAAGCACCCCATTCCAAAGACGGCTCAGAAGAGTTAAGGCTTTCACAGACTGAGTCCACATATGAACAATTCCAATCAGTTACATGCTCTCAGGAAAGAAGCCTCAGCGAATGCAAAGTCCCTGGAAAAGGGCTTAAAGCAAATCCCAAAGAAGCACCTCCTGGAAAGACATGGGATGAAAGAGTGAATAATGCTGATGAGATGGCTAGGCTAATTAGGAGTGTGATGCAGCTGGAGAATGGCATCTCAGAAATTGAATCCAAACAGGGTAAGCAGCTGCACGCTTCCCATCCACCAGGAGTCAGCAAGGAGTTCATCTTCCAGTACCAACAGGACCAGGAGACGGCTGAGGGCGTGCTGAGGACAGGCAGCTTCGGAAGCCACCCGCCCTTCAAGGATCAGCCGACTTCTCCCAAATGGACAGACAGTGTTATCTGTAGGGATGATGAAGCTGGGGAAGTGGAGGTGAATGGTAGCACTGATCCCCGGGGACCTGGCAGCAGATTTGTGAGAGGGCACACCTACCCAGCTGTGCTTGACACACCTGCCAAGGACTCTGGTGGTTATTTAGGGGTGTGCACTGTTTGCAGAGAATGCACCAATGCCTCTGCTTACCTGAGGATGAAAGCATCAGCCAGAGCTCTGCCATTGCAGCCCAGGCCCGAGGGGACTTCTCAGGAGGGCAAGGTTGTGAATGCAGTGCACCTCAGACGTCAACCCCGCAGCTTGGGAAGTCTGGAGGAGCTGGAGACTGTGGAGGGTGTTCAAGAAAGCCATCCTGCCAAGTGCATCCATCATTCTAAGCAAGAGGAGCCAGCAGTTCAAGGCAGAGTGAAAGAGATGGCTGCTCAAAGAGGGAGCCTAGAGGAGAAAAACACAGTCTTGTCGACTCAGAGACTCCCTGGCCTGTGCCATTGTTGTGTGCACACACTGTTCAGCCACAAGACCGGCCTGTCACCAAGCCAGCCAGACTCCTGTATGGCTCCTCGCCAAGACCTGAGTCATACCTTGCTCTTGAATTCAACAAAGCTGCCAAGAAGCTATCTTTATGCACCTAATACTCTAGGCatttcttctgttgactatgtGTTGGATCCTACCATGCTGAAAATGCCCACCAGTCCCTTGGTAGCTGGAGCGGGGCAGCAGGACCAGAGTGGAGCATCCAGACACCATAGCCTGAAGGGAGACAACAGACAGGGCTCCACTGTGGCGTACTCTGCTTGGCCTGTATCTGTGACATCCGTGGCCATGGGACCTCGTGGTCAATCCAGTGCACCAGGGAGCATTCCCCTGGGGGCAGAGGGCAAGGGGTCAGCAAGCACTGGTCTCCAGGACCAGGGAGGGGACCTTAGAAGCAGCTCGATGGGCCTGGGTAGCAGGGTAGGCTCTCCTTCCAGAGCCGAGGCAGCTGAACCAAGAGGACCAGACAGAGCTGGTGCCCTGAATGGGGCCTTTAGCCTGCTTGAGAGGAGGGTTGGCAGCCCCTTGGAAGAAGGAGACGACCAAGGCAGAGAGGTAAGGCAGGAGGCCGAGGACCTCAGTCCTGCTGGTGGGGCTTTCTCAGCGCCTATGTCCCCACCAGTGGTGCCTCAGCTGGAGCCCTCTGCTCAGCCACCAACAAGCTTGGCTGTTTTGGAGGAGACGGGACAGGCAAAGACTCAGGGGAAGCCGCTTTATGACGTGGTGGCTGGGGGCACAGTCCTGCTTTCCAGCAAGACTTTATTAGAACCTGAATGTTCTTCAAGTGCCCCCGGCAGGCTGCAGTGTCCTCAAATGGGCCAGTCAGTGGCCAACAGGACCACAAATGAACCTGAAGCACGGGATCACATGGCATCTCTCTCCGTTGAACCAGGACACCTATCAGTTGACAAGAGGACAACTGTCCTTCAGTCCATACCCCCCTCTGCAGACAGGTTCCATTCTCTGCCCAGCACTGACACTGACATGGGGCCACAGTGTCCCTCACGGACTCCCTCCCACACTGAGCCTACTCCAGGTGGGAGCCATTGCACCAGAAAACTGGAGCATTTCCTGGGAGCAGATGAACAATCTATGTGTCACACAAGCTCTTCTGAaatcacagagaaaaacaaagaagcaacCAGAGCGCCTCCCTCTGCTGATGCTCTGGGTTCAGATAGTCTTCCTTCTTCAGCAGCCTCCAGGGAGGAGGACAGGAGGGTGATGACAGGTGAAGTAGTGGCTGCCTCACTTTCTCAGGCCCCTTTTGAGGATTCTGGACAGATTGCACAGGGGAGAGAGCTATTGGCTGTGGCCGAGGGCATGCTCCCTGGCCATCAGGAGAGCAGCCCAGCCCACCAAGAACCTGGGACTCTGGACTGCACATGGGGAGGAGGTTCAGATAACTTCCAAGCCATTGCACAGGGAGGAAAAACAACCTGTTTTGAAAGTCACCTTGTGATCTCTGTTGTTCAGAATTCAGCCAGCCTCTCAGAGCCTAACCAAGACCAGGGCCAATGCCTCAAGGCTTCCACCAGCTTAGAAGAAGGGAGGGCAAGCCCCAAACAGGGTACTGTCTTGCCTGGAGCCCTGAAGGGGGTTGGACTGGAAGCTCCCTCACAGCCATGTGTGAAGCGGGAAGGGAGTGTTGGCTCTGGGCCAGCAGAAGCCTACAGGGCTGGCATGGAAGGTCCCAGGCCAGCTCTGTTGCCGGATCAGAGCCCCGGGGGAGTCAGAGAGGAAGCCCTGAGCAGATGCCCACAGGAAGACTCGGGTTTTGGTGTCTCCTCATGGAGCCCTGGTGGCAGCAAGACCCTTGGCCTATCCCAGGGCCAGGAAGAGAGTAGATCTGGTCCTTGCTGGCAGCCGCGCAGCCCTCAACCTGTTGTTTGGGCTGCCcgttcctcccctccctccacctcacTATGTTACAGAGATGGTGACTTGGGCAGGGGGCCTTCCACGGCCCCTCTACACCCTCACCACCCTGCCAGGGTCCCCTCCAGGGCCTGGGGAATGGAGAGAAGAGAGGGCCATGGcggggaacctggcgtgctgttGGCGCATGGCTTTGAGCCCAAAGGCATTAATGTGGAGCTGGGGCCAGCAGACGGCAGCACCCTGGAGGCCTCCGCCACTGCGGTCCTGCCTCTGACTGGGGGCTGCAGCTCCCCTGCTGCCCCCGACATGAGGACGAGCCCCCCCAGCCACTCGCTCACTCGCTCCAGATCAATAGGGGATCCTGAGAAGAAGGCTGCGGAGAAGAAAGTCCGAGCCAAGCTTGAGGCTCTCCCTTTCCCTGAGGGCAAGTGCTCTGAGACACCCGGGAGGTTGCAGGACAGCTCTGTGGGGGGCCAGGGTGCGAAGGGCTCTCAACCCAAGCCAGCAGCACTGGGGGGACCACACACCCTGAATTTAAGTGAACGATATGTTGAGAGTGAGCTGCTGGAGGGACTACAACAGGGATGTTTGGGAAATGACATCAGATGCCTTCCAGAAGAGCCGCAACTTGCCCCAGGGTCCAGGGATCATGGTGGCttgcatccccaagaaaaattcATAACAGAGTTAAAGTATATGTCCAGATCCCAGGTTGACAGTCTATGGGAGGAGGAAGAGCAGCAGAGAGACCAGGCTGCAGGTGGCCGTGAAGACCCTGCGGGGGTCAGGAGTCCTCCATGTGCTGATGAAGGTGGCTCGGACAGCTGTCAGATTAGAAGTGCAGACAGAGAGGGCAGGACGGTGGCCAAGTCCCCCGTGTCCAAGACGATCTCGCCCAGCTTCGGTGACTCAGCCGCTGTCTCCTTAGGGCAACGCAGAGCACACTGGCCGGCAGCGCAGGGCCCCAGGCAGCCCTCTTCTGGTGGGGAGCAGCCGGTGCCCCACCACCGGAGTGCACGTCCTATAATTGCAGTCTTCTCTGGTCGCAGATACTCCAGACCGCAGTTCTCTGTGGTCAGCTCTTCCCGGTCTCTTCAGGAGCTGAACTTGAGTGTGGAGCCTCCTTCCCCAACAGAGGAGGATATCGTGGAGCCCAACCGATTGTGGACCTCACACCCCAGGGGCACTTCCTCAGAAAAATCTGCGGTGAGAACATCTCTGAACGCTGAGGGCTGTGATCAGGAAGCCTCCTCTGACTTGGACAGTATTGCTGCTGATCTCAGGCCCCTGCCACCTGCACCCCCGCCTTACTCAGCGACTTCAGGTTTCTTGAGAATGCCGACCCCCAATCTCACGTCTGTCCATCCATCTGGTGCTCTGGAACAGGCCCAGTCAGGAAAGCCAGAGAGACTGGGTGGCCAAGCCAGGCCAGAGGAGTGGCACTCCACggatgtggacagaggagccctgctctTGGGCCCCAGTGACGTCAACCCCTGTATCCTTCCCTGGCATCCCAAGGGGCCTGCACGCGCTGGCTGGAGGCGGCATGTGTTTGGCGGTGCAGTCAGTGTCTCCCGCCGCCCCACATCGCAGGGCCTGACACCACCAAACGTGGCCCAGAGCAGCATGGATAGCCACGTAGAGGACCAGAGCTCCTTGTTCCGCTCCCACCTCAGCACCTTGGCCAGCGCCCAGAGCCTGTTGAACAAACGCAGCAGCGTTGGAAATGCCCGAGGTTCACGTAAGGCCTGGGAGGTATGGGGATCCTTGCCTGCCCTGAGGAACCCTGACATCCTGATCAGCTCTGAAGGAGCAGCCCCCTCGAAGGGTCCTGATAAGAGAGCCCAGTTCCGGGGCACCCCTGATGAAGTGGGTTCTCTGAGGAGGGAGCCTCCTTGGGCTGAGGAAAGCACTGCAGGTCCAGTGGATGAGATTATGCTGCTGTATCCATCCGAGGTAGGTGGTCCCATAGCTCAGTCCAGGATGGACACCTTGGAGCAAGGCACGCAGACCCTGGGCTGTGGGTCCCACTGGAGCTATTCTGACTTCTCATCTGCCCAGTCAGATCTGGCCTCCTGGGCCAGCATGCACAACCTGTCTCTCCACCTCTCGCAACTCCTGCACAGCACCTCGGAGCTGTTGGGGAGTCTCTCCCAGCCAAGTGTGGCCGAAAAGGAGTGGAATGCCAAGAGGGACACCCCTCATGAGGTGCCCCAGACTCAGATGACAGACGGCTCTACTCAGACCACCGTGGATGAGGGCATCCAGACTGACCTGGCCTCACCACCTCTCCACCTCCAGGCCCCAGAGGCCGACCCTCAGAAGGTCAATGTGATCCTTGAAGGGCTGGGCTCAGATCTCACTAGTATGTGTCAAGGAGAGGGACGTGTTCCCAGGGCACTtcagaagagaaaggcagaggagacagTGTGGAAAACAGCAGGGCCCTTAGATCTTAAGGGAGAAGACAATCTTTGCAGGCCCCAGAGTGCCCCTGTACCCTCATTCCACTTCAACTTGCAGAAAGGCCCCTTTGGGCAGAACCTGCCTTCTCTGAGCCCCCAGGCTTCTCCAGAtgccctcctgcctcccagctcCCAGGCAGAGGAGCCCTCCTGCCTGGCTGTTGGCAGACCCTGCCTCAGCGCGTTTTcctccccagggccctgcccccaccctgtgGAGTCTGTTGGGGAGCTCAGGGTGCAGGAGCAGGGGTCCGCCAGCACCTTGCTGGTGGACAGGGCCTCCTCCCCGATCCTCACACTTAGTGCCAGCACCCCAGGGTTGGGGATCCCCCCAAGTGCCTTGTCTGTCTCATCTCCCTCAGCTCTTTCCCTTGACAGCCTCCAGAAACTCGTGTCCAGCCCAAGCCTTCCCCTTCCTGCCCCCCGGCCTCCAGTGGGTAATTTTTCTCAAACCACTGATGAGGCAGATGGCTCTCAGAGAGCAAGGGCTCCATGTGGAGAAGGTAGAAGTTCCTTAGAAGGGGGCAACCACAGGCCCTTCTTTGGGGTGAGCTCCCAAGGCAACCCACAGCAGAGCACAAAGCTCCAAGTCCGTTTTGTGCAGCAGCCCCTGCAGCAGTGTCTGCCCAGGACCACTGCCGGGGTGCAGAGCAGACTGTCGCCCCCTCCACTGGGGAACAGGAGCCAGAGGCTGGCTGACAGCTTTCTGCCTGAGGACATGGCCTCACTAGAGTGTGGCCCGCTGAGCAGAAGGGGGCCAGGTGGATGGCAGAGCAGGGTGGAGAAAAGGGGTGAGCGCTCAGCATCTCCCGCGGAGCTGCAGCCCTCTCTGGACGGTCCCTGTCCACGGGGGGTCCTCCAGCGCCACAGCCCCTGCCCTTTCTCTGAGTTGACTGATACCCCAGGGCTCCAGGGTTGCGTCTTGGGCCCGCCTGTGGCCTGCCAGCCTGGGGGACTGCTGCCCCCCGGTTCCCAGATGCACACGGCTCCTGAGCCCCAACATCATGGTCTGAGGGACCTCCCCGTACATAACAAATTTAGCGACTGGTGTGGGCCTCAGAATAGCTCTCCTGGAGGGCCAGGTACCGTGGATTCTCTGGGGACCAGATGTGATTGTAGCTCTGGAGAGCAGTCCCAGAGGCTCCCACAAGCCCCTCAGGACCAGATTCGGGCACCTGAGTGGCCCCAGAGGGAACAGATCCCCCTGAAAGTTGGGGCCCAGAACCTCTCCCTCAGCACAGAACTCACAGAAGCAAAACTGCACCATGGCTTCGGGGAGGCAGACGCCCTGCTGCAGGTGCTGCAGAGCGGCACGGGGGAGGCGCTCGCTGCCGAGGAGGAGGAGCTAAACGCCCG GCCAAAACACACAGCAGAGACCCTCCAGAGGAAGCTGGCTGAGGGACTTCAGAACTCCCGTTGGAAGCGAAGCCTCAGCCCCGAGAAACAACTGAGCTTCGCCCGGGACTTTGACCTCCCCAGCCGGCGCCGAGAATACCTGCAGCAGCTGAGGAAGGATGTTGTGGAGACCACCCG GAGCTCAGTGTCAACATCAAGGTCTTCTCACCCACCCTCTGACATAGAGCTGATGCTACAAGAATACCAGCGGGCCCGTGAGGAGGCCAAAGTGGAGATTGCCCGGGCCCGGGACCGACTGCGGGAGCGGACTGAACAGGAAAAGCTGAGAATTCACCAGCAGATCATCTCCCAGCTGCTGCGG gagaaggaaaaacTACACACCTTGGCCACCTCTGGCTCCCGGTGCACCAGCTCCGATGGAAGCCTCTCATCTGGTGTCACCTCTGGCTATAATAGCAGCCCAGCCTTGCCAAGCCAGCTCCAGTCCCCAGACAGTGTG